The Nitrospira sp. sequence ATTGTCGGTTTCCAAGCGTGACGGCGACCGGGCGAAGAATGGAGAGCCGCTCCTTCATATCGAGGGAGATGGGCGGTCGATCCTACAGGCCGAGCGGGTTGCCTTGAACTTTCTTCAACATCTGTCCGGCATTGCCACGTTGACGCAACAGTTTTGCCGGGCCGTGCGCGGCTACTCCGTCAGCATTTTGGATACGAGAAAGACCCTTCCGGGCTGGCGCGCGCTTCAGAAATGGGCCGTCTCGCTCGGCGGAGGGCTCAATCACCGGCAATCATTGAGCGACGGCATTCTCATAAAAGATAACCACCTCGCGCTTCTACAGCGCAATCAAAGGCCCGTTGAACGGGCATGCCGATTAGCCCAGGCCCATCGGTCAAACGCCCTGCCGATTATCGTCGAAACAGAGTCGCTCGCGCATGTTCGACAAGCACTTGCAGCAAAACCCGATATCATCCTGCTGGACAATATGACTCCAAGTATGGTGAGACGTGCCGTGGCTTTGATCAAGAAACGGGCGCTTGTGGAAGTATCGGGCGGCATCACCCTCAAGAATATCCGAGCCATGGCCGCGGCCGGCGCCGATCGCATTTCAATCGGAGCGCTCACCCATTCAGCCCCGGCAACGGCAATCAGTCTGGTCTTGACCTTGTCGCAACGATCGCCAATCCGACGCTCCTAATCAATGTCTTATTCCGCCCCCCTCAGTGTTGACGATATCCGCAGCACCCTCGCGACCAAGTCACTTGGTCATTCCCTATACGTGCATCAAGAACTCCCCTCGACCAACGGGGAGGCAAGCGCACTTGCTCAGAGCGGCGCAGCGGACGGCACTGTCGTGGTCGCTGAGAGCCAATCCGGCGGGTACGGCCGACATGGACGGGTCTGGTTCTCCCCACCAGGACTGAACATCTATTGCTCCGTCATCCTACGTGGAGTCGGACAGAGCCTCTCCCTTTCGCAATGGCTGTCCTGGGTGCCGCTTGTCAGCGCGCTCGCCGTCGCCGAAGCCACCCAACAGGCGGCCGGCGTGTCCCTCGCGCTCAAGTGGCCCAATGACCTGCTCTTCCAAGAACGCAAAGTCGGCGGGATTCTCTGCGAAGGGATCTTCCCTTCATCCAACGACCCGGTTGTCGTCATCGGGATCGGACTCAACGTGAACTCGCCGCCGGAGTCTTTTCCAGAAGCCTTACGACCGATTGCCGCATCATTGT is a genomic window containing:
- the nadC gene encoding carboxylating nicotinate-nucleotide diphosphorylase; amino-acid sequence: MVNLPAAEIRRAVRQGLEEDLAHGDVTTSAIFSSPVPAQAQIIAQQSLVVAGMAAAVQTFLMVDPALRLSVSKRDGDRAKNGEPLLHIEGDGRSILQAERVALNFLQHLSGIATLTQQFCRAVRGYSVSILDTRKTLPGWRALQKWAVSLGGGLNHRQSLSDGILIKDNHLALLQRNQRPVERACRLAQAHRSNALPIIVETESLAHVRQALAAKPDIILLDNMTPSMVRRAVALIKKRALVEVSGGITLKNIRAMAAAGADRISIGALTHSAPATAISLVLTLSQRSPIRRS
- a CDS encoding biotin--[acetyl-CoA-carboxylase] ligase yields the protein MHQELPSTNGEASALAQSGAADGTVVVAESQSGGYGRHGRVWFSPPGLNIYCSVILRGVGQSLSLSQWLSWVPLVSALAVAEATQQAAGVSLALKWPNDLLFQERKVGGILCEGIFPSSNDPVVVIGIGLNVNSPPESFPEALRPIAASLFEAAQRPIDRNRLIAQLLLELEQWLGELRSHGPVRLRQAYTTRCTTLGRQVRVLFRDDQEISGTAEAISADGALQVRTSSPPSRSQPMPLIDVRAADVFHLRE